The following proteins are encoded in a genomic region of Hoeflea sp. IMCC20628:
- a CDS encoding Lrp/AsnC family transcriptional regulator yields MAKALDAIDRRILKALVGNGRLSNAELAKEVGLSASPCWQRVRRMEEEGIISGYTALLDHQALGVGETVMVEVQLEHHDADSLEVFTEAMAKIPEVLEIYLMAGDFDYFVKIAVSGTQGVEEFLREKLFKVTGLRHSKSNFALRCVKQVAAYVPG; encoded by the coding sequence ATGGCCAAAGCTCTCGACGCCATCGACCGGCGCATACTCAAGGCACTGGTGGGCAATGGCCGGCTGTCCAATGCCGAGCTTGCCAAAGAGGTCGGCCTGTCGGCCAGTCCCTGCTGGCAGCGGGTGCGGCGGATGGAGGAGGAGGGCATCATTAGCGGTTACACGGCGCTGCTCGACCACCAGGCGCTCGGCGTCGGCGAGACGGTCATGGTCGAGGTGCAACTGGAGCACCATGACGCGGATTCGCTGGAGGTGTTCACCGAGGCGATGGCGAAGATCCCGGAGGTGCTGGAGATCTACCTGATGGCCGGCGATTTCGATTATTTCGTCAAGATCGCCGTCAGCGGCACGCAAGGGGTGGAGGAGTTCCTGCGCGAAAAGCTGTTCAAGGTAACGGGGTTGAGGCACTCGAAATCGAACTTCGCGCTGCGCTGCGTCAAGCAGGTTGCGGCCTATGTGCCAGGGTAG
- a CDS encoding IS5 family transposase codes for MPHKFNANRRGKIPKQKYRVSNWASYNESLRRRGDLTVWVSEEALGLWRAPRRATRGGQRTYSDLAIKICLTLSAVFKQPLRQTQGFMGSIATLLGVEIAVPDFSTLSRRGKGLTLPATRKTDRSDPVHLVVDSTGLKVFGEGEWLEQKHNTKRKRRSWRKLHLGLDLVSGEIVCADLTKDDVGDPTALPDLLDQVDGPVDMFLADGAYDGEPTSDLLAARFGSAIDVTIPPPKTAILSPNAAKDPTARDCHIAEIAARGRMAWQKATGYNQRSRGETLMGRWKAVIGPKLKARNFENQKTEAKIGVRVLNRMTGLGRPSFERTA; via the coding sequence ATGCCGCACAAATTCAATGCTAACCGCCGAGGTAAAATTCCGAAGCAAAAGTATCGTGTGTCCAACTGGGCGAGTTACAACGAAAGCCTTCGGCGCCGCGGGGATTTGACGGTCTGGGTCAGCGAAGAGGCGCTTGGTTTGTGGCGGGCACCGCGCCGGGCGACGCGGGGTGGTCAGCGGACATATTCAGACCTGGCGATCAAGATCTGCCTGACCCTGAGCGCTGTCTTCAAGCAACCGTTGCGCCAGACACAAGGCTTCATGGGTAGTATTGCGACCTTGCTTGGTGTCGAGATCGCGGTGCCAGATTTCTCCACGCTCTCGCGCCGGGGCAAGGGACTGACTTTGCCTGCGACGCGTAAAACCGACCGATCCGATCCGGTCCATCTGGTGGTGGATAGTACCGGCCTGAAGGTCTTCGGCGAGGGCGAATGGCTTGAGCAAAAGCATAATACAAAGCGCAAACGGCGCTCTTGGCGCAAGCTCCACCTCGGTCTTGATCTTGTCAGCGGTGAGATTGTATGCGCGGACCTAACCAAGGATGACGTCGGCGATCCGACGGCGCTGCCAGATCTGTTGGATCAAGTCGACGGCCCGGTTGATATGTTCCTCGCAGATGGAGCTTACGACGGAGAACCAACATCTGATTTGCTAGCCGCTCGGTTCGGATCGGCGATCGATGTCACGATCCCACCTCCCAAAACCGCAATACTGAGCCCCAATGCGGCCAAAGATCCGACGGCACGTGACTGCCATATCGCCGAGATCGCAGCCCGCGGGCGGATGGCCTGGCAGAAAGCCACTGGCTACAATCAACGCAGCCGAGGTGAAACTCTCATGGGCCGCTGGAAAGCCGTTATCGGACCCAAGCTAAAGGCGCGCAACTTCGAAAATCAGAAAACAGAAGCCAAGATTGGCGTCCGGGTTCTCAACCGGATGACCGGACTTGGCCGCCCAAGTTTTGAACGCACCGCCTGA
- the attM gene encoding N-acyl homoserine lactonase AttM, with protein MFQTGTLQTKVKYIKMNQGESDFEIPVPWFLIKHPMGNVVIDGGNAVEAAIDKRGHWGAVVDAYNPVMNIADNCVDQCRLVGVEPSNVRYVLQSHLHLDHTGAIGRFPRAQYIVQRSEYDYAFKPQWFAAGAYIRADFDRPGLDWKFLGGEYTDNFDLYGDGVIRMIFTPGHSTGHMSFLITLPNTGPVLLTIDAAYTLDHWNNKALPGLVVSSSDAAKSVAKLRRIAEDTGAMVVTGHDPDNWETFQKAPYDFYD; from the coding sequence ATGTTCCAGACCGGAACCCTGCAAACCAAAGTCAAATACATCAAGATGAACCAAGGCGAGAGTGATTTCGAAATCCCTGTGCCGTGGTTCCTTATCAAGCATCCCATGGGCAACGTAGTGATTGATGGCGGCAATGCCGTTGAAGCCGCCATCGACAAGCGTGGCCATTGGGGCGCGGTCGTCGATGCCTATAACCCGGTTATGAACATCGCCGACAATTGCGTTGACCAGTGCCGCCTCGTCGGGGTCGAGCCGAGCAATGTCCGTTACGTGCTGCAGTCGCATCTCCATCTTGATCACACTGGCGCAATCGGCCGGTTTCCCAGGGCGCAATATATCGTCCAGCGGAGTGAATATGACTATGCGTTCAAGCCGCAATGGTTCGCGGCCGGCGCCTATATCCGGGCTGATTTTGATCGCCCGGGCCTGGACTGGAAATTTCTCGGTGGCGAATACACCGACAATTTCGACCTTTACGGCGACGGCGTCATTCGCATGATTTTCACACCCGGTCACTCGACCGGACACATGTCATTCCTGATTACTTTGCCCAACACCGGACCTGTGCTCCTGACCATTGATGCGGCCTATACGCTGGATCACTGGAACAACAAGGCATTGCCCGGCCTGGTCGTTTCTTCGAGTGATGCGGCAAAATCGGTCGCCAAGCTTCGGCGCATTGCCGAGGACACCGGCGCGATGGTGGTGACCGGTCATGATCCGGACAATTGGGAAACCTTTCAGAAGGCTCCCTATGATTTTTACGACTGA
- a CDS encoding alpha/beta hydrolase, which translates to MAKHSPVVGRYVTIEVDGYEYKVFYLRNGSGVPLVCQHTAGCHNHQWRGLLEDPDVTANYDVIAYDLARHGKSDPPTNREWWKEEYLLTAEHFMNFINAFCEALELDRPIFMGSSFGGNVALQLALHHPDKYRAVIPVEAAEHAPGFFLDLWRHPHANAAQVCASGVWDLMAPQSPEQDRWQTWHYYTQGAEVFKGDLHFYSIDHDMRGQLGNIDTRRCPVIMMTGTYDYLTPPDATENTARQIPGGIYIEMEDIGHFPMSENYPLFAVYLKEALRIIESKS; encoded by the coding sequence ATGGCCAAGCACTCACCGGTAGTCGGTCGGTATGTCACCATCGAGGTCGATGGCTACGAGTACAAGGTGTTCTATCTGCGCAATGGTAGCGGCGTTCCGCTGGTCTGCCAACACACCGCAGGCTGTCACAATCACCAATGGCGCGGATTGCTTGAAGACCCCGATGTAACCGCGAACTACGATGTCATTGCCTATGATCTGGCTCGCCATGGCAAGTCCGACCCGCCGACTAACCGTGAATGGTGGAAGGAGGAGTACCTCCTGACCGCCGAACACTTCATGAATTTCATCAATGCCTTTTGCGAGGCTCTCGAACTGGATCGCCCGATTTTCATGGGGTCTTCCTTCGGAGGCAATGTGGCGCTGCAACTGGCGCTACATCATCCCGACAAGTATCGCGCCGTGATCCCGGTCGAGGCCGCCGAACATGCGCCAGGCTTCTTTCTGGATTTGTGGCGGCATCCGCATGCCAACGCTGCGCAGGTTTGCGCATCAGGCGTGTGGGATCTGATGGCGCCGCAAAGCCCGGAACAGGATCGCTGGCAGACCTGGCACTATTACACGCAAGGCGCCGAAGTGTTCAAAGGCGATCTGCATTTCTATTCCATTGACCACGACATGCGCGGCCAGTTGGGAAACATCGATACCCGCCGCTGCCCAGTGATCATGATGACCGGGACCTACGATTATCTCACGCCGCCTGACGCCACGGAGAATACCGCCCGGCAGATTCCCGGCGGCATCTATATCGAGATGGAAGACATCGGACATTTCCCGATGTCGGAAAACTATCCGCTTTTCGCCGTCTACCTCAAGGAAGCGCTTCGCATCATTGAATCAAAGTCCTGA
- a CDS encoding IclR family transcriptional regulator, translated as MIVKKDMNPKLEIFMKQEETKSALVPALERGTRILDLIARSKNYPNLSEIAREIGIAKSSAHTLCSTLVQLELLIRRPDQTFQLGPHVMRWSNAFTQQSDVATEFAALWDQESEMPGATITLSVLEGAEVVYIAARNSIVSHSMIEFRAGMRLPAPFTATGKAFLSRMSDFEVRRLLSDGMPEPRTPHSVQAIDALLSELSTIRDVGYSCDNQQVAEGIICYGASVLDSRNRPIAGIAVSLPSEQLSDDQTSQIIANVQRMAARLSARMGADLKLTD; from the coding sequence ATGATTGTCAAGAAAGATATGAATCCGAAGCTGGAAATTTTCATGAAGCAGGAAGAGACAAAGTCCGCATTGGTACCAGCGCTTGAACGCGGAACACGAATCCTTGATTTGATTGCACGTTCAAAGAATTATCCGAATCTGTCTGAAATTGCTCGCGAGATCGGCATTGCAAAAAGCAGCGCCCATACGTTGTGCAGCACGCTGGTTCAGCTTGAGCTGCTGATTCGCCGTCCCGACCAGACCTTCCAGCTCGGACCCCATGTCATGCGCTGGTCGAATGCCTTTACCCAGCAATCCGACGTGGCCACGGAATTTGCTGCACTTTGGGACCAGGAAAGTGAAATGCCCGGTGCCACCATCACCCTATCTGTGCTCGAAGGAGCCGAAGTGGTTTACATTGCAGCGCGCAACTCCATCGTCAGCCACTCGATGATTGAGTTTCGGGCCGGAATGCGCCTTCCTGCACCGTTCACCGCAACCGGCAAAGCTTTCCTAAGCAGAATGAGCGACTTTGAAGTCCGACGGCTGCTTTCGGATGGGATGCCTGAACCACGCACCCCGCACAGCGTCCAGGCAATCGATGCCCTTCTGAGTGAGCTGTCCACAATCAGGGATGTCGGCTATTCTTGCGACAATCAACAAGTCGCTGAAGGCATTATTTGTTATGGCGCGTCTGTGCTTGATTCCCGCAACCGTCCAATAGCAGGAATCGCAGTTAGCCTACCATCTGAACAGCTATCAGATGATCAGACAAGTCAGATTATCGCAAATGTGCAACGCATGGCTGCCCGTCTCTCCGCCAGAATGGGTGCGGATTTGAAACTGACAGACTAA